GTGGTGGTTTCGACCGCTCAGGTGGGGACCGTTCTTCCGATCGTCCGCGTGGCGATCGTGGCGGGTTCGATCGTTCCGATGATCGTCGTGGTGGCTACGGCCGCTCCGATGACCGGCGCGGTGGGTTCGATCGCTCCGAGGGCCGTGGTTCCGACCGGCCCGATGATCGGCGTGGTTTCGATCGGCCCGATCGCGGACGCGACGGCCGGCCCGATGATCGACGGGGTTTCCGGCGCAGCGAGTCCGGCCGTCGATTCGACGAGGATCGCGAGTTCCGGAACGCCGACGAGACCGAACTCGACCGCGGACCCATCGATGACGCGGGCGATGTGGCGGAATTGGCCGGCGCTGATGCCGCCGATTCCGAAGCTGTCGTTCGTGACGACGTTGAGGACGATATCGCCGACGACGAGCTCGATGACGACGAGATCGCTCGCGAGGATGATCTCGACGAGGACGAACTCGATGATGACGAACTCGACGGGGGCATCGCTCGCGCTGATGACGTCGAGGACGACGACGAATTCGATGACGACGATGAAGAATTCGACGAAGAGGACGAATTCGACGGGGAAGACGGCGAATTCGACGAGGACGACAGCGACCTCGACGAGGACGACGACGAAACCGGCGACGAGGAAGCCGAATTCGAGGCGGCCGACTCCGAGGTCGCTGTCGATCGGGAAGCGGCCGGAGGCGCCGACGATTACCAAGAGCGCCGCCGCGGCGGCGAGGGCGCCTATGTGGCCGGTGGCCGTGGCGACGAACGCCGCGCCGGACGGCCGGACGAGCCTCCGCTCCCGGATGACGTGCAGGCTTCCGACCTCGACTCGGCCATCCGCCGCGACCTGCTCAGCCTCGACAAGAACAACGCCGAGGCCGTCGCTCGTCACCTGGTGATGGCAGCGGATCTGATCGTCGACGAGCCCGAACTGGCACTGGCGCATGCGCGAGCCGCTCGTCAGCGCGCGGGCCGCATCGCCGTCGTCCGCGAAACCGCGGGCGTCACCGCGTATCACGCGGGTGAATGGGCCGAAGCGCTGTCCGAACTGCGTACCGCGCGCCGGATGTCCGGTGGCGCCGGTCTGCTCGCGGTGATGGCCGACTGTGAACGCGGCCTGGGCCGGCCCGAACGGGCTATCGAGCTCGGCCGCAGCGAAGAGGCCCGGCAGCTCAGCGGCGACGAGGCGGCGGAACTGCGCATCGTGGTTGCCGGCGCACGGATGGATCTGGGGCAGTACGACCAGGCCGTGGTCAGCCTGCAGACGCCGGATCTCGATCCGGTTCGCACCGGACCGGCCGCGGCTCGTCTCTTCTACGCCTATGCCGAGGCGCTGCTCGCCGCGGGACGTCGCGACGACGCATTGCAGTGGTTCCTCAACGCCGCGTCCGCGGACGTCGACGGCGAGACCGATGCCGAGTGGCGCGCCGAGGAACTGGGCATCGGTGACCCCGATGCGGAGGACCTCGATGCCGAGGAGCCCGAAACGCCTTCGGGCGCAGAGCAGTTCGACCGTACGGAAGACGAGCAGTAGAGAACCCGGAGTCAGGTGGATCCAGTGACGCGGTTACGAGAAGGGTTCGGTGCGCTGCTGCTGGACCTCGACGGCACGTTGTACCGCGGGAACGTGGTCGTTCCCGGTGCGCCGGAAGCGCTTTCGGGTGAATCGAGCGCGCAGATCCTGATGTACGTCACCAACAACGCCAGCCGCTCGGCGACCACCGTCGCCGAGCACCTGGCCGAAATGGGTTTCCGCGCAACCGAAGACGACGTCGTCACCAGTGCTCAGGCGGCCGCGCACGTACTCGCGGATCGGCTGGAACCGGGGGCGACGGTGCTGGTCGTCGGATCCGACGATCTGGCCGCCGAGATCGCCCGTGTCGGTCTCCGGCCGATTCGGCGATTCGACTCCGATCGGCCCGATGCCGTGGTGCAGGGCCATTCCCCGCAGACGGCGTGGCCCGACCTCGCGGAGGCGTCGTTCGCCCTGCGCGCGGGCGCCCTGTGGGTGGCGGCGAACACCGATGCGACGCTTCCCCTGGAACGCGGTCTCGCACCCGGCAACGGCGCCATGGTGGCGGCGTTGCGGGCCGCGACCGAGCTCGAGCCGATCGTCGCGGGCAAGCCGTACGCACCCTTGCTCGAGGATGCCCTGACCCGCGCCGGCACACGGTCGGCGCTGGTGGTCGGCGACCGCCTCGACACCGATATCGACGGCGCCCACTGCGTCGGTCTGCCATCGCTACTGGTCCTCACCGGGGTCAGCACGCTCACCGATCTCCGCAAGCAACCCGCGGATCGGCTGCCGAGCTATGTCTCGGACACCCTCGACGCACTGAATCATCCTGTGGCAGAAGTGGACCCGATCGATCCCGATGCGGGCGACCTCGCCGACGAACTGGGCGAACTGCTCCGCCGCCACCCCGGACGCGCTGTCCCCGTGGCCTCCTGACCCGGGACTGCCGCCACTCGGTCGTGGCGCGTACCGCCACTTCGGTTGTCGCGGAACGGCAATCGACAGGGTCTGAACTCGGCCGCTCGAAGATGGCCTGCAACCAACGAACGTGGCGAACGGCCACTTTCATGGATCGGGCCGTGTTCACTCGAGGGTGCGTGCCGCTGGTGAACAGGTGTCGTATGACAAGTGTGTCCACTCGAGGGACGGGTGTCTGCGAGGTGCGTTACGCCGACACCATGGTCGTGAGGGGTGTCGGCGTCGCGGCGGTGTCGGCGCGGACGGTCCGGACGAGTATTCGCCCGGCGCGGCGACGTGCGACGGCGGCCAGTTCGTGTGCGGCCGTCGGCACCTTGAACCACCACTGCTCGAAAGGACGGTAGTCGGCGGCCGGAACGAGACGGGCGGCGAGGTCGGGTCGCTGGATCCGCAGGTAGCGACGGGCACGAGCGGCGTGCATCGGGTCCGACGCCAGCAGGATGCGGTCCGCGTGCTCGATCAGCGGGATGCTGAATTCGATGTTCTGCCAGGTACTCCGGGCCCGGGTCTCGGTGACGATGCGGTCGGCGGGGATACCCAGCTCGTCGCGCGCGTAGCGGGCCATCACATCGGCCTCGGCCTGGGTGCGGCGTACCGCGCCGCCGGTGAAGACCACGATGCCGTGGCCGTCCCGATCCATCGAGCGCGCGGCGATGCGGCACCGCCAGCGTTGCATCGGATGTGGGCGGCCGTCGGGCCGGGCAGGATAACCGAGCACCACGACCGCCTCGGTACCGTCGGATTCGGCAGCGGCCCAGGCCGATTCGCTGTCGAAGCCCCGCCGCGAGGCGCGCCGGTGCAACAATTCGGCGGCGAGGACAACGAACAACCCGGCCACCGCGCCGATCGTCATCGGGCCGACCGGCCGTGGGCCGCCACGCCCGGGCCGGGGGGAGGCGTCATCCGTCTTCTCCAGTTGCCGCATGCGGGCCATTCTGCCAACCCCAGGACCGGTCGGGTGCGTGTTGCGCGGGAAGTTGCCGGGTCGTGAATGAGCCACGCCGAGAAATCGAGGAATGCCCGATTTCCGGACGTCCGGAAATGATTGCGGCCTCGGGAGGGTGGATGCCACGAGATTGCCCACACGGGTTTTCCGGTGCCCCGGGTCAACGGGCCGGAAGTGGTGCGGAATTCGCCCGATTCGCGGGATCGGGTCGGGCCGTTCGTTCGCACTCGCTGCACGGCCCGTGGGACGTGTGTTCGAATGACCTCTCCGGTAGCGTTGACGACACCATGACTACCCCGACACCTCGTCCGCCCGTCCCCGGTCCGTCCGGTCCTCGACCGGGCGCGCCGCTGCCCGGTCAGCACCTGCAGGCCGGAAATCCGGCGGAGTTCGCCGATCCGGAGCGTGTGCGCGCGGAGATCGGCGCCCTGATGTCGGAGCTTTCGGCGCGATCCGGGGCCGAGACCGTTGCGGGTGAACCGCCGTCCGGCACCGACATCACCCGCCGGGCCCGCATCCTCGAGCAGGCGCACGAGGTCCTGGTCCAGGCGCTGGCCACGGTGGACAAGGTCTGAGGTGGCCAGGCGCGCACGGGTGGACGCGGAACTGGTTCGACGCGGTCTCGCGCGTTCACGGGAACACGCGGTCGAACTGATCGGCGCGGGCCGCGTCCTCATCAACGGCGCCGTCGCGTCGAAACCGGCGACCGCGGTGGAGACCGCCACGCCGCTGCTCGTCCGCGACGAACCGGACGAGGTGCAGTGGGCCTCCCGCGGTGCGCACAAACTCCTGGGCGCGCTCGAGGCCTTCGAACCGCTGGGATTGAGCGTCGGCGGTAAGCGGTGTCTCGACGCCGGCGCGTCCACGGGTGGTTTCACCGATGTGCTGCTGTCGCGCGGGGCCCGCGAGGTGGTGGCGGCGGACGTCGGGTACGGCCAGTTGATCTGGCGGCTGCGCACCGACGAGCGGGTGCGGGTGTTCGACCGTACCAACGTCCGCACCCTCACCGCGGACGCGATCGAGGGACCGGTGGAGCTGGTGGTGGCCGATCTCTCGTTCATCTCGCTCGGACTGGTGCTGCCCGCGCTGGCGCAATGCTGTGCGCCGGGCGCCGATCTGCTGCCGATGGTGAAACCGCAGTTCGAGGTCGGAAAACAGCGAGTAGGCTCCGGCGGTGTGGTGCGTGATCCGGCCCTGCGCGCCGAGGCGGTGCGCACGGTCGCGGCCGCGGCGGCGGAACTGGGGCTGCACACGCGCGGGGCGGTGGCGAGCCCGCTGCCCGGCCCGTCCGGCAATGTGGAGTATTTTCTCTGGCTGCACCGGGCGGAGATCACGTCCGGCGATTCCGGCACCGCCGAGATCGCCGAGCTGGTGCAACGGGCGGTGGAGGAGGGCCCACAGTGAAGCGGGAGATTCTGCTCGTGGCGCACACCGGGCGCACCGAGTTGGCCGAAGCCGCTCATCGAGTGGCGAAGATGTTCGCGGAGGCGGGAATCGGCCTGCGGGTACTCGCCGACGAGATGGCCGGCACCCGGCTCGAGGACGGTCCCGAAGTCGATTGCGACACCAGCATTCCCGAGGATGTCATGGTGTGGACCGTCGAGCACTGCGCGGAGGCGGCACTCGGCTGCGAGATGGTGCTGGCCCTCGGCGGCGACGGCACCTTC
This DNA window, taken from Nocardia sp. BMG111209, encodes the following:
- a CDS encoding HAD-IIA family hydrolase, translated to MTRLREGFGALLLDLDGTLYRGNVVVPGAPEALSGESSAQILMYVTNNASRSATTVAEHLAEMGFRATEDDVVTSAQAAAHVLADRLEPGATVLVVGSDDLAAEIARVGLRPIRRFDSDRPDAVVQGHSPQTAWPDLAEASFALRAGALWVAANTDATLPLERGLAPGNGAMVAALRAATELEPIVAGKPYAPLLEDALTRAGTRSALVVGDRLDTDIDGAHCVGLPSLLVLTGVSTLTDLRKQPADRLPSYVSDTLDALNHPVAEVDPIDPDAGDLADELGELLRRHPGRAVPVAS
- a CDS encoding YdcF family protein, giving the protein MRQLEKTDDASPRPGRGGPRPVGPMTIGAVAGLFVVLAAELLHRRASRRGFDSESAWAAAESDGTEAVVVLGYPARPDGRPHPMQRWRCRIAARSMDRDGHGIVVFTGGAVRRTQAEADVMARYARDELGIPADRIVTETRARSTWQNIEFSIPLIEHADRILLASDPMHAARARRYLRIQRPDLAARLVPAADYRPFEQWWFKVPTAAHELAAVARRRAGRILVRTVRADTAATPTPLTTMVSA
- a CDS encoding TlyA family RNA methyltransferase codes for the protein MARRARVDAELVRRGLARSREHAVELIGAGRVLINGAVASKPATAVETATPLLVRDEPDEVQWASRGAHKLLGALEAFEPLGLSVGGKRCLDAGASTGGFTDVLLSRGAREVVAADVGYGQLIWRLRTDERVRVFDRTNVRTLTADAIEGPVELVVADLSFISLGLVLPALAQCCAPGADLLPMVKPQFEVGKQRVGSGGVVRDPALRAEAVRTVAAAAAELGLHTRGAVASPLPGPSGNVEYFLWLHRAEITSGDSGTAEIAELVQRAVEEGPQ